One window of Mediterraneibacter butyricigenes genomic DNA carries:
- a CDS encoding glycyl-radical enzyme activating protein produces MEQRLHVFNIERFALHDGPGIRTTVFLKGCPLHCPWCANPESQSMKPQILFREERCVGCGSCIPHCNRNAISLKDKKARIDRTKCIGCGDCANACITGAMSRCGQEMTTSEIFQIVKKDKDYYQKTKGGITLSGGEALLQTEALYPLLELCETEKIPVAIETCGYVSLKCLKKIVPKTELFLFDIKTLNPEKFKKFTGGNLEIVLENFSYLSKTSGEKTVVRIPVIPGLNDTKEEIEEIFRFARQHQVNKADLLPYHVLGIAKYQQLGRTYPFECRKGLDSKELEPFLEMGKNMGLTLTIGG; encoded by the coding sequence TTGGAACAGCGGCTTCATGTGTTTAATATTGAACGATTTGCGCTGCATGACGGACCGGGAATCCGAACGACTGTATTTTTGAAAGGATGCCCGTTGCATTGCCCGTGGTGTGCAAATCCGGAATCGCAATCCATGAAACCGCAGATTCTCTTTCGAGAAGAACGATGTGTCGGGTGCGGAAGCTGCATCCCGCATTGTAACAGAAATGCAATCAGCCTGAAAGATAAAAAAGCCCGGATTGACCGGACGAAATGTATCGGATGTGGTGATTGTGCAAATGCATGCATAACAGGAGCAATGTCCAGATGTGGACAGGAAATGACGACGTCGGAAATTTTTCAAATCGTAAAAAAAGATAAGGACTATTATCAGAAAACAAAGGGTGGGATTACGTTATCTGGTGGAGAAGCACTGCTCCAGACAGAGGCACTATATCCGTTGCTCGAACTGTGTGAAACAGAAAAAATACCGGTAGCAATAGAAACTTGTGGATATGTTTCTTTGAAATGTTTGAAAAAAATTGTTCCGAAAACAGAGTTGTTTCTCTTCGATATTAAGACATTGAATCCTGAAAAATTCAAGAAATTTACTGGTGGAAATTTAGAAATTGTTTTGGAAAACTTTTCGTATTTATCCAAAACGTCCGGAGAAAAAACAGTGGTTCGGATTCCGGTGATCCCGGGATTGAATGACACGAAAGAAGAAATAGAAGAGATTTTCAGATTTGCAAGACAGCATCAGGTGAATAAAGCAGATCTGTTACCCTATCATGTTTTGGGAATTGCAAAATATCAACAATTGGGGAGGACATATCCATTCGAATGCCGAAAAGGGCTGGATTCGAAAGAGTTAGAACCGTTTTTGGAAATGGGGAAAAATATGGGACTGACTCTTACTATAGGTGGATAG